The following coding sequences lie in one Cupriavidus sp. WKF15 genomic window:
- a CDS encoding RnfH family protein produces MVPADAAPAMVRISVCYAKPDSVFLKELDVPAGTTIAAAIVGSGLQQACPEVDPSTMRVGIYGKLKTPDTVVRAGDRVEVYRPLTADPKTARRRRVQKTRESGTREGQKWLRGGG; encoded by the coding sequence ATGGTGCCAGCTGATGCCGCGCCGGCCATGGTACGCATCTCGGTGTGCTACGCGAAGCCGGATTCGGTTTTCCTGAAGGAGCTCGATGTGCCGGCGGGCACCACGATCGCCGCAGCCATCGTCGGCTCGGGCTTGCAGCAGGCTTGTCCCGAAGTGGATCCGTCGACGATGCGCGTCGGCATCTACGGCAAGCTCAAGACACCCGATACCGTCGTGCGCGCAGGGGACCGCGTCGAAGTCTATCGGCCCCTGACTGCGGATCCAAAAACGGCCCGGCGCCGGCGCGTGCAGAAGACGCGCGAGAGCGGAACGCGCGAAGGGCAGAAATGGCTGCGCGGCGGCGGCTGA
- a CDS encoding type II toxin-antitoxin system RatA family toxin encodes MADVHKSVLLGYSAAQMFDLVTRVEDYPKFLPWCGGVEVFEQTETTLDAKIHIQFKGIQQFFHTRNTQERPTRIDMTFADGPFKTFNGSWRFTPLRENACKIEFHLHYEFSSLLIEKIIGPVFSMIANTFVDAFVKRAEVVYGAS; translated from the coding sequence ATGGCAGACGTCCATAAATCCGTGCTGCTCGGCTATTCGGCCGCGCAGATGTTCGACCTGGTCACGCGCGTGGAGGATTACCCCAAGTTCCTCCCGTGGTGTGGCGGCGTTGAGGTGTTCGAGCAGACCGAGACCACGCTGGATGCAAAGATCCATATCCAGTTCAAGGGTATCCAGCAGTTCTTTCACACGCGCAATACGCAGGAGCGGCCCACGCGCATCGACATGACTTTTGCCGATGGGCCGTTCAAGACGTTCAATGGCTCGTGGCGATTTACGCCGCTGCGCGAGAACGCCTGCAAGATCGAATTCCACCTGCACTACGAATTCTCCAGCCTGCTGATCGAGAAGATTATCGGCCCGGTATTCAGCATGATCGCGAATACCTTCGTGGATGCCTTCGTCAAGCGCGCCGAGGTGGTCTATGGTGCCAGCTGA
- a CDS encoding IS256 family transposase, which yields MTDTTVNKKSKNPKAPKLFPDELIDQLLAQVQSKDAESILGESGLAGQLKKQLAERMLAAELSHHLDNEAEQGKTGNHRNGTSPKTVLTPNGELNLDIPRDRQATFEPQLVGKYQRRLPGFDDHVISMYARGMSVREIQGHLLELYGLQVSPDLISTVTDEVLADVEQWQQRPLEAMYPIVYFDALRLKIRDEGTVKNKAVYLALGIRADGRKEVLGLWIEQTEGAKFWLKVFNELKNRGLHDVLIAVVDGLRGFPEAIEAVYPAAQIQTCIVHLIRNSLNLASWKDRKPLAAALKPIYQAATAEAAAAALDTFAGSEWGRKFPTVAAMWQRQWEQVIPFFVYPPEVRRIIYTTNAIESMHMQLRKIVKNRGHFPSDEAASKLLYLALRNIEKDWKMPPITWRQAVNQFAILFGERFTSAMS from the coding sequence ATGACCGACACGACAGTGAACAAGAAGAGCAAGAACCCGAAGGCACCGAAGCTGTTTCCCGATGAGCTGATCGATCAACTGCTGGCCCAGGTGCAGAGCAAGGATGCCGAGTCGATCCTGGGCGAATCGGGCTTGGCCGGCCAGCTCAAGAAGCAGTTGGCCGAGCGTATGCTCGCCGCCGAGTTGAGTCACCATCTGGATAACGAGGCCGAGCAAGGCAAGACCGGCAACCACCGCAACGGCACCAGCCCCAAGACGGTCCTGACGCCCAACGGTGAGCTGAATCTGGATATTCCGCGCGATCGGCAGGCGACGTTCGAGCCCCAATTGGTCGGCAAGTATCAACGCCGGCTGCCTGGCTTCGACGACCACGTCATCAGCATGTATGCGCGCGGCATGAGCGTGCGCGAGATTCAGGGCCATCTGCTGGAGCTGTACGGGCTGCAGGTATCGCCCGATCTGATTTCCACGGTCACCGACGAGGTGCTGGCTGACGTCGAGCAATGGCAGCAACGCCCGCTCGAGGCCATGTATCCGATCGTGTACTTTGACGCGCTACGACTGAAGATTCGCGACGAAGGCACGGTCAAGAACAAGGCGGTCTATCTGGCGCTGGGCATCCGCGCCGACGGCCGCAAGGAAGTGCTAGGTCTGTGGATCGAGCAAACCGAAGGCGCCAAGTTCTGGCTGAAGGTCTTCAACGAACTGAAGAACCGCGGCTTGCACGACGTCCTGATCGCGGTGGTCGACGGCTTGCGCGGCTTCCCCGAGGCGATCGAGGCGGTCTATCCGGCCGCGCAAATCCAGACCTGCATCGTGCATCTGATCCGCAATTCGCTGAATCTGGCGAGCTGGAAGGACCGTAAGCCGTTGGCTGCCGCGCTCAAGCCGATCTATCAGGCCGCCACGGCCGAGGCGGCGGCCGCAGCGCTCGACACCTTTGCGGGAAGTGAGTGGGGACGCAAATTCCCTACCGTCGCGGCCATGTGGCAGCGCCAATGGGAACAGGTGATTCCCTTCTTCGTCTATCCGCCTGAGGTGCGTCGAATCATCTATACGACAAACGCCATCGAGAGCATGCACATGCAGTTGCGCAAGATCGTCAAGAATCGCGGCCACTTCCCCAGCGACGAGGCCGCCAGCAAACTGCTGTATCTGGCCTTGCGCAACATCGAAAAGGATTGGAAGATGCCACCTATCACCTGGCGGCAAGCAGTCAATCAGTTCGCCATTCTGTTTGGCGAGCGATTCACCTCCGCCATGAGCTGA
- a CDS encoding DUF4124 domain-containing protein has product MIRSSALSLSLLAAALATVPASASAQWQWRDASGRMVYSDVPPPPSVTRILKAPGQPSGEYRPVEAAPANAEGVPAKPATVKPAAAPAPTAEEAFQKRRAERLEAASKEAQKEAEANERATRCTQLRNYAQGLQQGARTGVMTADGGVQYLGGEQRQAEILKTNATIEKDCG; this is encoded by the coding sequence ATGATCCGTTCGTCCGCGCTGTCGCTTTCGCTGCTCGCCGCCGCCCTCGCCACCGTGCCGGCATCGGCCTCCGCCCAGTGGCAATGGCGCGATGCCAGTGGGCGCATGGTGTACAGCGACGTGCCCCCGCCGCCTTCCGTCACGCGCATTCTGAAGGCGCCCGGACAGCCTTCCGGCGAATACAGGCCGGTCGAGGCCGCACCCGCCAATGCCGAAGGCGTCCCGGCGAAGCCTGCCACGGTGAAGCCGGCCGCAGCGCCCGCCCCCACGGCCGAGGAAGCGTTCCAGAAGCGCCGCGCAGAGCGGCTCGAGGCAGCGTCCAAGGAAGCACAGAAAGAGGCGGAGGCCAACGAGCGCGCCACGCGCTGCACCCAGCTGCGCAACTACGCGCAGGGCCTGCAGCAGGGCGCGCGTACCGGCGTCATGACCGCCGACGGCGGCGTGCAGTATCTGGGCGGCGAACAGCGCCAGGCCGAGATCCTGAAAACGAACGCCACCATCGAGAAGGATTGCGGCTAA
- a CDS encoding slipin family protein codes for MEVFQLGLLPLIILIAAIVLIAKGIKIVPQQHAWVLERLGRYHATLTPGLTIVVPFVDRVAYKHILKEIPLDVPSQVCITKDNTQLQVDGVLYFQVTDAMKASYGSSNFVVAITQLSQTTLRSVIGKLELDKTFEEREFINHSVVNALDEAASNWGVKVLRYEIKDLTPPKEILHAMQAQITAEREKRALIAASEGKRQEQINLASGAREAAIQKSEGEKQAAINKAQGEAAAILAVAEANAQAIQKIGQAIRVEGGMEAVNLKVAEEYVTAFGNLAKQGNTLIVPGNLGEMSSMIASALQIVKGQKAA; via the coding sequence ATGGAAGTCTTTCAGCTTGGCCTGTTGCCGCTGATCATCCTGATTGCCGCGATCGTGCTGATTGCGAAGGGCATCAAGATCGTGCCCCAGCAGCATGCGTGGGTGCTCGAGCGCCTCGGGCGCTACCACGCCACGCTGACACCGGGGCTGACGATCGTGGTGCCGTTCGTCGACCGCGTCGCCTACAAGCACATCCTGAAGGAAATCCCGCTCGACGTGCCCAGCCAGGTCTGCATCACCAAGGACAATACGCAGCTTCAGGTCGATGGCGTGCTGTACTTCCAGGTCACCGACGCGATGAAGGCTTCATACGGATCGAGCAACTTCGTGGTGGCAATCACGCAGCTGTCGCAGACCACGTTGCGTTCGGTCATCGGCAAACTTGAGCTCGACAAGACCTTCGAGGAGCGCGAATTCATCAACCACAGCGTGGTGAATGCGCTGGACGAGGCTGCCTCGAACTGGGGCGTCAAGGTGCTGCGCTACGAAATCAAGGACCTGACGCCGCCTAAGGAAATCCTGCATGCCATGCAGGCGCAGATCACCGCCGAGCGCGAGAAGCGCGCGCTGATCGCCGCGTCCGAAGGCAAGCGCCAGGAACAGATCAACCTGGCATCGGGCGCGCGCGAAGCGGCCATCCAGAAGTCCGAGGGCGAGAAGCAGGCCGCCATCAACAAGGCGCAGGGCGAGGCGGCGGCGATCCTGGCGGTGGCCGAAGCCAATGCGCAGGCGATCCAGAAGATCGGTCAGGCCATCCGCGTGGAAGGCGGCATGGAGGCGGTGAACCTGAAGGTTGCCGAGGAATACGTCACGGCCTTCGGCAACCTGGCCAAGCAGGGCAATACGCTGATCGTGCCGGGCAACCTTGGCGAGATGAGCAGCATGATTGCCTCTGCCCTGCAGATCGTGAAAGGCCAGAAGGCAGCCTGA
- a CDS encoding NfeD family protein, with product MAPQYMWFVAVTVLVIAELATGTFYLLMVALGLAAGGVAALSGLEPPAQTLVAALVAVVAIVLLRRTRFGRLRRGSAAADPDVNLDIGQELEVPAWDIYRRARVPYRGADWTVELAPGADAAPGRFRIVEVRGSTLIVLPR from the coding sequence ATGGCGCCGCAATACATGTGGTTCGTGGCTGTGACCGTGCTCGTGATCGCCGAGCTGGCTACCGGAACGTTCTATCTGCTGATGGTGGCGCTCGGGCTGGCCGCGGGCGGCGTGGCGGCGCTGTCGGGGCTGGAGCCGCCGGCGCAGACGCTGGTCGCGGCGCTGGTCGCCGTTGTCGCCATCGTCCTGCTGCGCCGCACGCGCTTTGGCCGGCTGCGCCGCGGCAGCGCGGCGGCCGATCCCGACGTCAACCTCGACATCGGCCAGGAGCTCGAAGTGCCGGCGTGGGACATCTACCGCCGCGCGCGCGTGCCGTACCGCGGCGCGGACTGGACCGTCGAGCTTGCTCCCGGCGCCGATGCCGCGCCCGGGCGCTTCCGCATTGTCGAGGTCCGCGGCTCGACGCTGATCGTCCTGCCGCGCTGA
- the smpB gene encoding SsrA-binding protein SmpB codes for MTIADNKKAFFDYFIEERYEAGIVLEGWEVKAIRAGRVQIKEGYVVVRDAEMYLIGAHISPLQSASTHVNPDPVRTRKLLLKADEIKKLIGKVEQRGYTLVPLNLHYTRGRVKCEIGLAKGKKLFDKRETEKQRDWQREKSRIMKGGGKE; via the coding sequence ATGACCATCGCAGATAACAAGAAGGCCTTTTTCGACTACTTCATTGAAGAGCGATATGAGGCCGGCATCGTGCTGGAAGGCTGGGAAGTCAAGGCGATTCGCGCGGGCCGCGTGCAGATCAAGGAAGGCTACGTCGTGGTGCGCGACGCCGAGATGTACCTGATCGGTGCCCACATCAGCCCGCTGCAAAGCGCGTCCACGCACGTGAATCCGGACCCGGTGCGCACGCGCAAGCTGCTGCTCAAGGCCGACGAAATCAAGAAGCTGATCGGCAAGGTCGAGCAGCGCGGCTATACGCTGGTGCCGCTGAACCTGCACTACACGCGCGGCCGCGTGAAATGCGAGATTGGCCTGGCCAAGGGCAAGAAGCTCTTCGACAAGCGCGAAACCGAGAAGCAGCGCGACTGGCAGCGCGAGAAGTCCCGCATCATGAAGGGCGGCGGCAAGGAATAA